The following is a genomic window from Dryobates pubescens isolate bDryPub1 chromosome 22, bDryPub1.pri, whole genome shotgun sequence.
CACCATTGagtccagcaccaccatggccaccaaaccagccCCCAGGTGCCCTCTGAGCACCATTGagtccagcaccaccatggccaccaaaccaggcCCCCAGGTGCCCTCTGAGCACCATTGagtccagcaccaccatggccaccaaaccagccCCCAAGTGCCCTCTGAGCACCATTGagtccagcaccaccatggccaccaaaccaggcCCCCAGGtcccatggccacacatttctggaccccctccagggatggggactccaagcTGGCCTTGTGGCCATTGCATTCCCAACAGGCATCCCCACACAGGAGCTGATTTATTTGCCACTCAAGGCCCATCTTAGAGCCCAGGTAGTTTTGGAGATgtccatctcctgctgctcttgACCACCATGCTCAGGGAACCCTGAGAGTGACCTCCAGGAATAATCAGCCACCTCCAgagcaacctcctgcagcagggcagggcagggctgggaagcagctccacagagagggacctggcagtgctgggggacagcaagatgcccatgggccagcaatgggctctgggggacaagaaggcaaatggtgtcctgggggtatgaggaagagtgtggccagcagggcaagggaggctctcctccatctctaccctgccctggtgaggccacagctgcagtcctggctccagttctgggctctccagctcaagagagcctgggaactgctggacagagcccagggcaggctctgaagatgctgaggggcttggagcagctctgtgaggagcaaaggctgagagccctggggctgtggagcctgcagaagagcagccccagagggcagctgagcaatgctcagcaagagctaaaggagctgtggggggcaagaggctggggccagactctgctgagtggtgcccagggccaggccaaggggcagagggcacaaagtggcaggcaggaggttgcctctgaagctgaggagaaagttgtttggggtgagggtgctggaggcctggagcaggctgcccagagaggttgtggagtgtcctggtgtggagagctggcaaccccccctgggcactgtgctgctgggcaagctgctgggggtgccctgctggggcagggggctggggctgggtggtctCCAGGTGCTGGCATTGGGGGATTCTGCCATGCAAAGCTTTAGCATGGCCCAAGCTCATCAGGagcctctgcacacacacagagccaacCCCAGCCTTGCTCAGCCAGCCAAAGCTGCCATTCCCTGGCCACAGGAGCCAGCCTTTGGGAATGCTATGGAGCAGGGCTCCTGAGCCAGGCACAGTGccccgggcaggggcagccaaACCAGGCCACAGAGCCTCcaggctccccccccccccagctgccagctgctctccatctgctTTTGGAGAGCACAGAGGGCATCTCCACATCGTttggtgccctctgctgccaggcagagctacGACAGAGCAGGCACTGCCCGCTGCCACCCGAGGTGGGCAGCCGgcacccagcctgtgccccacggagcgctgcctgccccctgccctccccggggctgctgcctctgccctgctgagggagcagcagggttgTGGCTGGTGCCCTTTGCAGCTGGGTTTGGACCTTCCTCCTGGCTCAGAGGGCAGCTTCTGGCAGGCCCCAGCACGGCTCACTCTCTCCAGTTCTCTACCAAGGTCGGAAACCTTCAGGTCAGGACCCAAGTCGTCAGCCTGAgccttccaggtcccttccccaCGGCACCCTGAGCCTGActgtccccagcagggtgaCCTCCAGAGCCAGACTCACCTTGGACAGCaagggcagcccagcagcctgcttgtgctgctggtttcccctcCTCCCATCCCAGAGGATGAGGCTGGAGGGCTGTCAGGATGGCTCACACCACATCTGCCTCCTAGCTCCCAGGCTGAGAAGATCCTCAGAGGGCTCTAAACCCCATAATAACAATCAAgactgagaggagcctgggtgAACTGAGCTCAGGGAAGAGCTCACCAGCACATGGGACTAGAGGATAAGGCCAAGAGGGCAGgtcctgggaggagaggatcCTTCACTCAGGAGCCATCACCATGAGCCACTTCCAGCCCAGGGAACACCAAGCCTGGCTGTCTCTCCAGCAAGCTCCTTGCCAGGGGAATTACTCAGCAAGATTAAAGGGAAGGATGGTGCCAAGTGTGGGTTGAGAGctgtgtggtgcccagggagggacaCTGAGCCACTTCTAGATCTCCAGACAGTCCACCAAGGTGCCTaggcaaggggcagagggcacaaagtggcaggcaggaggttgcctctgaagctgaggagaaagttgtttggggtgagggtgctggaggcctggagcaggctgcccagagaggttgtggagtgtccttgtgtggagagcttgcaaccccccctgggcactgtgctgctgggcaagctgctgtgagtgccctgctggggcagggggctggtgctggctgagctccagagctcccttccaacccccccatgctGGGACTCTGGGATGTGTCTCCATCTCCACAGATGCTCAAGCACCCAAACCCTCAGGGGACAAATCCAGTCCTGCTTCTGCACCTTCAGCTCATTGTCCAGGTGCCTCCTACATCCCCTCTCAagttgctcttctctttccacTCCAGGTCTGAAACTTTTATTGAGATTCCCCCCGCTCCAAAGCCCTTTTTTGCTCACTGaagcccagcctgtgcccaggtggctgggaagggcctggctgGTGTGGTttaggagcaggcagcagccatgagctgctcccagcagcccagcctcaggGACACCCTCCAGAAGAGGTCCCTTGcatgccccaggctgccagagtGGAGAGGGCTGATGGTCAAGGTGGCTTTGGTGAGGATGTGCCCTGCCTGCAAGgagggctgagggggctgggggctggccaggagcagggaaaggtcAGGCAAGAAGgaaatgcagctctgggctgatcACTGATAAGATAAACTCCTCTGAGGCCTCTGGAGCCGATGGATCTGCCCCAAGAAGCAcaaagctgcctgggcaggcagctgagggatgtttgctccctcccagctcagcagcccccagcatgaGGAAAGGTCAGGGGATGGCTCTGGGCCAGGGGGCAGGAGACACTCAGGGGCAGAatgggagctgctgtcccatGCCAGTGAGGAGGAGAAGATCAAAGGAGGCTCTGCCCGTGCCCAAGACTCAtcctgggtggggggagagcttctggaggCCTTTAAATAGCCACAGTGGCCATGCAGAAGGTGCAGAagagccacagcctcccagtgctgcttctgcccctGAGCCCTCCTGTGCCAGAGGTGTCTGAGTGCCTGAGAGcttccctgcactgcagcagagcctggtgagtccttccccctgcccttgctggctgcaggggctccccctgcccagctgcaggaccccccCCCCTTGCCCTGGGTGGTCTCCAGGagcttcctctcccccagccctccagcctggccagctctccctgcagagcctggtggctgccagcctctcctgccagccctgcaccagcaccagagtggctgagggtcctctctgtgcctctccccagggtgctgagcaagATGtggaagctgcttctgctcctcagcctggtggcccTGGCCCAGTGTGGTGTGTTCAGgtgagcactgggagggggctgaggacccccagccccctgcccctgcctggctcctgctgacagcagggctcctgtccctgcagggtgcCTCTGTGGAGGGGCAAGTCCCTGAGGCAGaccctggaggagaagggcttgCTGGAGACCTACCTGCAGAAgcaccaggccaggctgggggcccaggctgctgacagcAAGGGAGACAGAGAGCCCATGAGGAACTACATGGACGTGAgcatggcagggcacaggggctggcacctGCCCTcaagctgtcccccagccccagccttgctccCCTTCTTCCTTACCCACCCCCCTGGCCCCTTGCCTGTCCCCTAACCCTGGAGCTGGGGGgttggtgacagcagctggaggtgagccagggggtgcccagctggccaaggaggccaccagcagcctggcctggagcagccagagtgtggccagcaggagcagggcagggattgtcccctgggctgggcactgctgaggccacagctggaaccCTGGGGGCAGTTTTGAGCccttcagcacaagaaggacatcgagcagctggagagcagggccagagcagggcaacaaatgtggggaaggggctggggcagagggctggggaggagcagctgagggccctgggccatggctgggcagcagccctggcagaggtggAGAGCAGTGGGAGCTGATGGCCGGAAAGgtcctctgcagctggcaggactCTGGGATTCTTTTCTCTCCCACCCCAGTGAGCTCTCCCcggtgccagcagcccctgtgccagccctgcagcccctctgccccccctgaacccctctgcctcccctgagccctctttccccccctcagaATGAGTACTTCGGCAACATCTCCCTCGGGACCCCGGGGCAGGTCTTCACTGTGATCTTTGACACCGGCTCCTCCAACCTCTGGGTGCCCTCCGTCTACTgcaacagctctgcctgcagtgagtGCCCAGCAGCCCCGTGCCCACCAGCGGGGGGGGTGGCAGCCCCCGGGCTGGCTGCGGGGGGCTCTGCCAGCCCGggagggctctgccctgcctcttcCCCAGGGCGCTGAGCGCTGGGGGAGGCCCCGGGGAGGGGTCCccgagggcagggcagagcctgagctccTCCCTCCTGCgcccccaggcaaccaccagCGCTTCAACCCCGACGCCTCCTCCACCTTCGTGGGCACCAACCGGACGCTGAGCATCACCTACGGCACGGGCAGCATGACCGGCGTGCTGGGCTACGACACCCTCACCGtaaggggcagctgggcagccctgccagctgcacactgcccgcccccacccccggcccccccagcagggcctccctctgcccctctccccacacAGGTCTATCAGATCACCATCACCAGCCAGGTCTTCGGGCTGTCGGTGACGGAGCCCGGGGACGTCTTCACCTACAGCCCCTTCGACGGCATCCTGGGGCTGGCTTACCCCAGCATCTCCGCCTCCCAGGCCACCCCTGTCTTCGACAACATGATGGCACAGAACCTGGTGGCAAAGAACCTCTTCTCTGTCTACCTCAGCAGGTGAGCCCTGCCCAGacaacccccccctcccccccagcccccgctGAAGACCTTGGCTCCCGGGGCCTCCCAGCACCGCTGCCTCTGGCACCGGGCACCCGCGCCAggtccacccccacccccggctCCTGAGGAACCTGGCTCAGCCCTGACACCGCCAGAGGAGGATGGCAGCAAAGCCCCCGtggtgctggcactgccagtggggctgggggggtgctggctgagcccctcagctgctgcctttcctctccCAGGAACGGGGACGGTGGCAGCTTCATCCTCTTTGGTGCCATCGACTCCAAGTACACCTCCAAGGGCATCACCTGGATCCCCCTCTCTGCCCAAACCTACTGGCAAGTCAGCATGCAGAGGtaggcctggcacagcccccgGGCTGGGCACCTTCccttggtgctgggggggggaggggctgcagcccctcctgccatgcccaggagcCTCACCCcgtgcccctctgcccagtgtCACTGTCAACTACCTGCCCATCGCCTGCCTGGGGGGCTGCCAGGCCATCCTGGACACGGGCACCTCCCGGATAGTGGTCCCCACTTCATCCCTGCCCAGCATCCGCTTCTTCCTTGGTGCCAACTCCCAGGGCCAGGTGAGGGCTGAGGCCGGGCAGCTGCCCCCCGGGGCGGCTCCTTGGGGCAGCTCCCGGGGCGctcactgccctgcccctggcgcAGGTCAGCTGCAACGCCGTCCGCTTCATGCCCGACGTTGTCTTCCACATCCACGGCGACCTCTTCCCCGTGCCAGCCCGGAGCTATGTGATCAAGGTGGGCAGCCCCctggggagggcactggggggggggtgggttcgGGCAGGGGCTccggcagctgctgagcagcctgcacctCGTCCTCGGCAGCAAAGCGACGGCTCCTGCATCCTGGGCTTCGACAGCATGGACAGCGACCTCTGGATCCTGGGGGACGTCTTCCTGCGGCAGTACTACAGCATCTACGACAGGGACAACAACAGGGTGGGGCTGGCCAGGGTGCCCTGAGCTGCCcccgagcagcagcagcccctcctgccgTCCCCAGcgtgggggctggcagcacgGAGCCTCCCCCGGCGCTCCCATCCCCCGCACAATAAAGCGATGAAGCAGCTCCCTTCGTGCCACCTCTCCTGGGGAAGGGCTGCCCCGGCCACTGGGGCACTGCCAgcgtgtccctgggcatgggcaCCAGTGTGTGGGCTTAGCTGCTCTAGATtagctccaaggagaagggcctggcagtgctgggggacagcaagttgcccatgggccagcaatgtgccctggtggccaagaaggccaatggtgtcctgggggcatgaggaggagtgtggccagcagggcaagggaggttctcctccccatctaccctgccctggtcaggcccaggctggagcactgggtccagttctgggctccccagctcaagagagcctgggagctgctggagggagtccaggggaggctctgaaggtgctgaggggcctggagcagctctgtgaggagcaaaggctgagagccctggggctgtggagcctgcagaagagcagccccagagggcagctgagcaatgctcagcaagagctaaaggagctgtggggggcaagaggctggggccagactctgctgagtggtgcccagggactggGCATGGacaccagggcagggacaggTGGGGTACCACCCCCTGGTGAGGTCCTCAGGCACCCTATGGCCCCCTAGATGTCTTTACAGACCTAGAGGTGCCCAGAGTGCCCAGGCTCATCCCAGCAGGCTTTATGGGAGCAGCTGGTGGTCCTTATCCAGGGCTGGGTACTTCTTGGccactgttttccttctccaccGTGCCACAGGACACGTCTGGAGGCCacaggggtgctggggctgctggtggtcgAGTCCTGCACCACATGGGAGCAGGTTGTGAGCACAGCTGCATCTCTGCCACACCAGCATCCATCTGatgcaccccacagcaggttgctcacagccacctccagcctggctgcaaacacctccaggcaggaggcttccaccacctccctgggcagcctgtgccaggctctcaccaccctcatggggaacaacttcttcctcacagccaatctcaatctccccacttctagttgtgctccatcccccccagtcctatccctccctgacaccctccaaagtccctccccagctttcctgtagccccctgcagatcctggaaggccacaggaaggtctccttggagccttctcctctccagcctgcacaaccccaactccctcagtctgtcctcacagcagagcagctccagccctctcgtcctcctcctggcccttctctggacaccttccagcccctccagatccttcctggcacagaggctccagagctggccccagagctccagctgtggtctcagcagagcagagcagaggggcagaatcccctccctggccctgctggtcacgcttctcttgctgcagcccaggctctgcttggctctgtgggctgcagctgcacactgctggctggtgctgaggttgctcagagccacatccagcctggccctgccaaAGCTCCATTTcattccctgcagctgggccgTAGCTGCTGCCGGGGCAGGCGAAGCCGCTCCGAGCCCGTCCgggggtggctctgggcaggtGGGTCCCCAGCTCCTTGGCATGGCTGTGGCTTTGTTTCCCTGCAGGACAAGGTgaccctgctggcagccacatCTC
Proteins encoded in this region:
- the LOC104296257 gene encoding pepsin A-like; the protein is MWKLLLLLSLVALAQCGVFRVPLWRGKSLRQTLEEKGLLETYLQKHQARLGAQAADSKGDREPMRNYMDNEYFGNISLGTPGQVFTVIFDTGSSNLWVPSVYCNSSACSNHQRFNPDASSTFVGTNRTLSITYGTGSMTGVLGYDTLTVYQITITSQVFGLSVTEPGDVFTYSPFDGILGLAYPSISASQATPVFDNMMAQNLVAKNLFSVYLSRNGDGGSFILFGAIDSKYTSKGITWIPLSAQTYWQVSMQSVTVNYLPIACLGGCQAILDTGTSRIVVPTSSLPSIRFFLGANSQGQVRVSCNAVRFMPDVVFHIHGDLFPVPARSYVIKQSDGSCILGFDSMDSDLWILGDVFLRQYYSIYDRDNNRVGLARVP